The following nucleotide sequence is from Nocardioides eburneiflavus.
GGTGGCGGCCAGGACGGCCGCGAGGGCGTGCGAGATCGGTTCGAGCAGGGACATGCGTGCTCCTCGGGGAGGCGGGACGGGTCTGGGTGCATGTCGCCCGGGGGCGACGTCTCAGACCAGTCCGGGAGCGCGCGGACGGACCGGGTGGTGTCGCACGTCGGTCGTCCGCCCGGCCAGCACCAGGGGTACGCAGGCGGCGCGGCGGCGCGGTCGCAGCGCGCGCAGGGTGGCGTCGGGCACCACCGCGGGTCCGTGGACGCCGATGAGCGCCGTGGCTGCGGCCAGGCTCGCGACGACCACGAGTGCCTCGGCCGACATCGCCGACACGGCGGATGCGGTCGGCGCGAGCGAGATCGCCGCGACGAGCGACGCCAGCGCGACGACCACGGTCCGGACCATGGCCACAGCCTAGCTCCGGCGCGTCCCGCTCACCGCCGCTCGAAGGCGCCGAGGTCGGTGGGGCCGACCGTCGGCCTGCGGACGAGCCCGGTCGGAGCGACGTGCTCCCAGCGCGCCCGCCACCGCCGTGGCACGGTCCGGCCGCGGTCGACGGCCCGCGCCGACGCACGCAGCCGGAAGTCCTCGCGGCCCGGGGCGACGAAGCTCCCGAGCCCGACGCGGAGGTTGGCCCGCGCGCGGGCGCGTCCGCTGGCGAGGTCACCGGGACCGACGAGGAGGTTGTTGCGCAGGCGTACGACGCTGCCGCCCGCCACTGCGACGAAGGTGCCGGTGGAGCGACGGTTGACGAAGGTGTTGTTGACGACCCACAGCCTCTGCGACGGCTGCGTCAGCCCCTCGGCGCCGTAGGACACCAGGGCGGAGTTCTCCGAGCGCGGCCCCTGGACGACCACGTTGCCGGCGACGAGGGACCGGCCGCCGTCGGGCAGGTCGATCGAGTAGCTGGCCGTGGAGTCGCCGTCGCTGATCCGGTTGGCCACGACCGTGGTGCGGGCCGCACGCGACTTGACGTGGTGACCCCGGTCGACGTCGCTGAACCAGCTGCCGCTGACGGACAGCGACCGGACCGCCCCCACGTAGAGGCTGTGGGACAGTCCGTCGCCGGCGCCGTTGCGGAAGAAGCGCGAACGGGTGACGACCACGTCACTCTCGGGGTCGGCGCCGGTGAGGATGCCCATCTGGTTGTCGTGGAACCAGCTGCGCGTGACGGTGAGGTCGGTGCCCTCGTGGCGGATGCCGGCGCCGTTGCGGTCGGGCACCGCCGCGCCGCTGAGCTCGACCCGGTCGACGGTGACGCGGTCGCCGGCGATGACCCAGATCGCCTTGCCCTGCGCGTCACGGCCGTCGGCGCGCAGGTGGGCGCGGCCACCGTCGCCGCGCAGCGTGAGGTCGTCCTGGGTCCAGGTCGCCGCGTCGCCGGAGTAGGTGCCGGGGTCGATGAGGACGGTGTCGCCGTCCCGTGCGACGGCCGCGGCCTGGCTCGGCACCGCCAGCTCCCGGCCGGGGCCCACGCGCCAGGTCCGCGGACCGTCGCCGGCGTACGCCGTGGAGGCGGGCACGGTCGCGGCCGCGAGGACCGTCAGGCAGAGGAGGGCCGCCCGCGCGTCAGCCACCGAACGCGGCCCCGCGCAGGTCGGCCTTGATCGCGTCGAGACGGCCGGCGGCCGAGATCCGGGCCGCGTCGACGCCGCCCCCGCCGGAGCCGGGCTCGACGGGGACGACGACCTCGAGGTAGCACTTGACCTTGGGCTCGGTGCCGCTCGGACGCACGATCACCCGCGCCCCCTCCGCCAGGGAGTAGCGCAGGCCGTCGGTCGGCGGCAGCGCGGCCGAGCCCTCGGAGAGGTCCTCGGCGCGCTCGACGGCGAGCCCGCCGAGGGTCGTCGGGGGAGCCGTGCGCAGGCGCTCCATGGTGGCGGCGATCTCGGAGAGGTCCTCGAAGCGCACCGACAGCTGGTCGGTGGCGTGCAGCCCGTGCTGGTGGGCGATGTCGTCGAGGATGTCGGTCAGGCCGCGGCCCTCTGCCTTGGCCTGCGCGGCGAGCTCGCAGACCAGCAGCAGCGCCGAGACGCCGTCCTTGTCCCGGACGTGCTCGGGGTCGCAGCAGTAGCCCAGCGCCTCCTCGTAGCCGAACGCGAGGCCTTGGACGCGGCCGATCCACTTGAA
It contains:
- a CDS encoding right-handed parallel beta-helix repeat-containing protein translates to MADARAALLCLTVLAAATVPASTAYAGDGPRTWRVGPGRELAVPSQAAAVARDGDTVLIDPGTYSGDAATWTQDDLTLRGDGGRAHLRADGRDAQGKAIWVIAGDRVTVDRVELSGAAVPDRNGAGIRHEGTDLTVTRSWFHDNQMGILTGADPESDVVVTRSRFFRNGAGDGLSHSLYVGAVRSLSVSGSWFSDVDRGHHVKSRAARTTVVANRISDGDSTASYSIDLPDGGRSLVAGNVVVQGPRSENSALVSYGAEGLTQPSQRLWVVNNTFVNRRSTGTFVAVAGGSVVRLRNNLLVGPGDLASGRARARANLRVGLGSFVAPGREDFRLRASARAVDRGRTVPRRWRARWEHVAPTGLVRRPTVGPTDLGAFERR